The following are from one region of the Chromobacterium phragmitis genome:
- the cas7e gene encoding type I-E CRISPR-associated protein Cas7/Cse4/CasC, translating to MSLFVEFHLIQNFAPSNLNRDDTGAPKDAVFGGYRRARVSSQCFKRTIRLGADFPSQNQGVRTKKLLDLLRKQLSEQYRRESEDVNARIEAALAAAGLKVKDDGKTEYLLFLGQQEIDAFAKLVNEHWDALAAPVSSEKKSKKDAKASAPAEVVKQAKSIMNGGKALDVALFGRMLADLPEVNQDAACQVAHAISTHRVEREFDYFTAVDDMGGADETGAGMIGQVEFNSATFYRYSMVDPVKLAANLQHDGELALTGLRALTLATARAIPTGKQNTFAAHNPPSFIGVAIRHASPLNLANAFEKPVYARGGEALTSPSVAALADYDSNLSGIYGDANDAWAYIDLSGAWPAGKGEKLPSLNALADWVVAQVRAKLEM from the coding sequence ATGAGTCTGTTTGTCGAATTCCATTTGATCCAGAATTTCGCGCCGTCCAATCTGAACCGAGACGACACCGGCGCGCCCAAGGACGCGGTGTTTGGCGGTTATCGCCGCGCGCGGGTCAGCAGCCAGTGTTTCAAGCGCACCATTCGGCTGGGCGCAGATTTTCCGTCGCAAAACCAGGGCGTGCGCACCAAGAAGCTGCTGGACCTGCTGCGCAAGCAATTGAGCGAACAATATCGTCGCGAGAGCGAGGACGTGAATGCCCGCATCGAGGCTGCCCTGGCGGCTGCCGGCCTGAAGGTGAAGGACGATGGCAAGACGGAATACCTGCTGTTTCTGGGACAGCAGGAGATCGATGCCTTTGCCAAGCTAGTGAATGAGCATTGGGATGCGCTGGCTGCGCCGGTCAGCAGCGAGAAAAAAAGCAAGAAGGACGCCAAGGCCAGCGCGCCGGCCGAGGTGGTGAAGCAGGCGAAGTCCATCATGAATGGCGGCAAGGCGCTGGATGTGGCCTTGTTTGGGCGAATGCTGGCCGACCTGCCGGAAGTGAACCAGGATGCCGCCTGCCAGGTGGCGCACGCGATCAGCACGCATCGCGTGGAGCGCGAGTTCGACTATTTCACCGCAGTGGACGATATGGGCGGCGCGGATGAGACCGGCGCCGGCATGATAGGGCAGGTGGAATTCAATTCCGCCACCTTCTACCGCTATTCGATGGTGGACCCCGTCAAACTGGCGGCCAATCTGCAGCATGATGGCGAGTTGGCCCTGACTGGCCTGCGAGCCTTGACTCTGGCGACGGCGCGCGCCATTCCCACCGGCAAGCAAAACACCTTTGCCGCGCATAACCCTCCCAGCTTCATCGGCGTGGCCATTCGTCACGCCAGCCCGCTGAATCTGGCCAATGCTTTTGAAAAGCCGGTGTACGCGCGCGGCGGCGAAGCGCTGACCTCGCCATCGGTAGCCGCGCTGGCCGACTACGACAGCAATCTGTCCGGCATCTATGGTGACGCGAACGACGCTTGGGCGTATATCGATTTGTCCGGCGCTTGGCCTGCGGGCAAAGGCGAAAAGCTGCCCAGCTTGAACGCGCTTGCCGATTGGGTGGTGGCGCAGGTCCGCGCCAAGCTGGAGATGTGA
- the casB gene encoding type I-E CRISPR-associated protein Cse2/CasB, with product MSEHAQDFILHLEQLAECDRGALAALRRSASFPPGAYPPAFPYVERFVPADSHADDSFRLALYVSAGLFALLPRHQAGQSLAAAFGKLWQHRKSDSVEKRFIALLDAEPEQLPNYLRQAVTLLAADGYGLDYQALLRDLNYWLSPWQREQYDGTTSRDKVRRNWARDFYRQHETEQG from the coding sequence ATGTCTGAGCACGCGCAGGATTTCATCCTGCATTTGGAGCAGTTGGCGGAGTGCGATAGAGGTGCGCTGGCCGCTTTGCGCCGTAGCGCCAGTTTCCCGCCTGGCGCTTACCCGCCGGCATTCCCCTATGTCGAGCGCTTTGTGCCGGCAGACAGCCATGCCGACGACAGCTTCCGCTTGGCGCTGTATGTCTCGGCTGGCCTTTTCGCCCTGCTGCCCAGGCATCAAGCAGGCCAAAGCCTAGCCGCCGCCTTCGGCAAACTTTGGCAGCACCGGAAAAGCGACAGCGTGGAAAAGCGCTTCATTGCGTTGCTGGATGCGGAACCGGAACAGTTGCCCAACTATTTGCGCCAAGCGGTGACGCTGCTGGCGGCGGATGGTTACGGACTGGACTACCAGGCTTTACTGCGGGATCTGAATTATTGGCTGTCGCCCTGGCAAAGGGAGCAATACGACGGCACCACCTCGCGCGACAAGGTGCGCCGCAATTGGGCGCGGGACTTCTATCGCCAGCATGAAACCGAGCAAGGCTGA
- the cas5e gene encoding type I-E CRISPR-associated protein Cas5/CasD, with amino-acid sequence MATLLLRLAGPMQSWGTTSRFDERDSGLEPSKSGVLGLICAALGRDRTEPLDDLAALKMSVRVDREGLLMRDYQTATGVLLASGKADAKRTVISPRYYLADSAFLVALEGEHGLLATIQQALQRPVWPLSLGRKAMPPSLPVWFPHGVQDGDAHALLAHWPRVTACRAEHKGQPLRLMSEHPSEGAVRLDQPVAPFAERRFGPRFVKPEVVNVPDAIEA; translated from the coding sequence ATGGCCACGCTGCTGCTGAGGCTGGCCGGTCCCATGCAGTCCTGGGGCACGACCAGTCGTTTCGATGAGCGCGACAGCGGCCTGGAGCCATCCAAGTCCGGCGTACTGGGTCTGATCTGCGCGGCGCTGGGAAGGGACCGCACCGAGCCGCTGGACGACTTGGCCGCGTTGAAAATGAGCGTGCGCGTGGATCGAGAAGGGCTGTTGATGCGCGATTACCAGACGGCGACCGGCGTCTTGCTCGCCTCTGGTAAGGCAGACGCCAAACGCACGGTGATCAGTCCGCGCTATTACCTGGCCGATTCGGCTTTTTTGGTGGCGTTGGAGGGCGAGCATGGTTTGCTGGCAACCATACAGCAGGCCTTGCAGCGTCCCGTGTGGCCTTTGTCTCTTGGGCGCAAGGCCATGCCTCCATCTTTGCCGGTGTGGTTTCCTCATGGCGTTCAGGACGGAGATGCCCACGCGCTGCTTGCGCATTGGCCGAGAGTGACGGCATGTCGTGCCGAGCATAAGGGCCAGCCCTTGCGCCTGATGAGCGAGCATCCAAGCGAAGGCGCGGTGCGCTTGGACCAACCAGTGGCGCCCTTCGCCGAGCGCCGCTTTGGGCCGCGTTTTGTTAAGCCGGAGGTGGTTAATGTACCTGACGCAATTGAGGCTTGA
- the cas6e gene encoding type I-E CRISPR-associated protein Cas6/Cse3/CasE gives MYLTQLRLDARQAAARRDLANAYDMHRSLCRAFAADEHAKPARFLWRLERHDATQGEAVVLVQSEQPGNWQPLSHLLNVASKPLLLDTLVQTDKRYFFRLLANPTVTREGKRYGLQAEEEQLTWLARQLEKSGAVVQHVQRGLSQQWRLRKPGRLITVQAVRFDGVLAVDDAQKLRLAMASGLGHAKAMGLGLLSLAPL, from the coding sequence ATGTACCTGACGCAATTGAGGCTTGACGCTAGGCAGGCCGCCGCGCGCCGCGATCTGGCCAACGCTTATGACATGCACAGGAGTTTGTGCCGGGCATTTGCGGCAGATGAGCATGCCAAGCCTGCGCGCTTTCTGTGGCGGCTGGAGCGGCATGACGCCACGCAAGGCGAGGCTGTGGTGCTGGTCCAGTCCGAGCAGCCTGGAAACTGGCAACCGCTTTCTCATCTGTTGAATGTCGCCAGCAAGCCGCTGTTGTTGGATACGCTGGTGCAGACCGATAAGCGCTATTTTTTCCGCTTGTTGGCCAATCCCACGGTCACCAGGGAGGGCAAGCGCTACGGTTTGCAGGCGGAGGAGGAACAGCTGACTTGGTTGGCGCGCCAACTGGAGAAGTCCGGCGCGGTGGTCCAACATGTGCAACGTGGCCTAAGCCAACAATGGCGGCTACGCAAGCCTGGTCGCTTGATCACGGTGCAGGCTGTGCGCTTTGACGGGGTGCTGGCGGTGGACGATGCGCAGAAATTGCGCTTGGCCATGGCTTCCGGCTTGGGGCACGCCAAAGCTATGGGGTTGGGCCTGCTGTCTCT